A genomic stretch from uncultured Pseudodesulfovibrio sp. includes:
- a CDS encoding aliphatic sulfonate ABC transporter substrate-binding protein: protein MNALFNKLILLCATLAFVASTVTVAGARDLDTINVSYVKSPFNLQIMVMKSTGMLEKTFAKDNIKINWVEINSGAKQSQALAAGSLDIASVINTTSVLLANAGGNPVKIIGGVSHPCETFAIVVRSDGPQTVAELKGKTVAGPKGTVLHQMLAVALAKEGLKESDVKFVHMGLPKARTALLAGQVDAALLAASLVIKSEEAGARVLTTAKGLVQPILVSAASQDFIVKHPDLVARYLKTFRQAMKFIDADPEKAIAIGAKEHGISIQDAHTLYNWAGFTTHLSAADIVSMREDMVFLQDNNMIKTAVDPASVCMPAAFME from the coding sequence ATGAATGCCCTGTTCAACAAATTGATCCTGTTATGCGCGACCTTGGCGTTTGTGGCGTCGACTGTCACCGTCGCAGGAGCGCGTGACCTCGATACAATTAACGTTTCCTATGTCAAATCGCCTTTTAACCTGCAAATCATGGTCATGAAGTCCACGGGTATGCTGGAGAAGACGTTCGCCAAGGATAACATCAAAATCAATTGGGTCGAGATCAACTCGGGAGCCAAACAGTCCCAGGCGTTGGCTGCGGGGTCTCTGGATATTGCTTCGGTCATCAACACCACCTCGGTGCTTTTGGCCAACGCGGGAGGCAACCCGGTCAAGATTATCGGCGGAGTGAGTCACCCATGTGAGACCTTTGCCATCGTCGTCCGGTCTGACGGCCCTCAAACTGTGGCTGAACTCAAGGGAAAAACCGTGGCTGGCCCCAAGGGCACCGTGCTCCATCAGATGCTTGCGGTCGCCTTGGCCAAGGAAGGCCTCAAGGAATCTGATGTGAAGTTCGTTCACATGGGTTTGCCCAAGGCCCGAACCGCGCTTCTGGCGGGGCAGGTGGACGCGGCACTCTTGGCCGCGAGCCTGGTCATTAAGTCCGAGGAGGCTGGAGCCCGAGTGTTGACGACGGCCAAGGGGCTGGTTCAGCCCATCCTGGTCAGTGCGGCCTCACAAGACTTCATCGTCAAGCATCCGGATCTTGTTGCGCGCTACTTGAAGACTTTCCGTCAAGCCATGAAGTTCATCGATGCAGATCCGGAAAAGGCCATCGCCATAGGAGCCAAGGAACATGGTATTTCCATACAGGATGCTCATACCCTGTATAACTGGGCCGGATTTACCACCCATCTGTCGGCAGCCGACATCGTCAGCATGAGGGAGGACATGGTCTTTCTTCAGGACAACAACATGATTAAGACCGCTGTTGACCCGGCTTCGGTTTGCATGCCCGCGGCCTTCATGGAATAG
- a CDS encoding response regulator, translating into MIAITVFNGLYCSAHQVVEEMMHATGYRLVTDQEVIADAAKLSGMDEDVLAGVFPSEKYAAKSRSSYNGEAVGWLRLAMAYKLSERRNLIFHGYSALLLPPKMQHVLRVCLVSEIKERMLEGARAGECPEQELRDHIFANDLARANWVMTHTDSTDPWDECLYDLVLPVASQSARQSACRVMELLCKVAAQNGDSSRESLDDFLLSAKVQVNISHWGNCVSVTAKGDSISLSFNEHEKTLSEVNRDLCDLVSGLDGVKSVYVCIDRLYNQADVHCMPRRRPPSRNRANSSSGGGAFDLSLCESSGRRREDFALAARVHAVLARDGYPISVYADDGAISLAIMSHATMLQVVARKLCSLVSRIDGVKNVEVGLVQTYHKTPAYSGLRQRMASRILLEDDRKFPLSLPECLRTRDHISIAVYDGETVLSDNNERKPEIVLLDADLPGLDGIEAVRRVRLNNPEAKLLVISDRERDDYMNMGVSAYLHKPVTAAVLGDAIRGAAAGTLYSSV; encoded by the coding sequence ATGATTGCCATCACCGTTTTCAACGGCCTGTATTGTAGCGCTCATCAAGTGGTTGAGGAAATGATGCATGCCACGGGATATCGTTTGGTAACCGACCAGGAAGTCATCGCTGACGCTGCCAAGTTGTCCGGCATGGACGAAGATGTCCTGGCAGGTGTCTTCCCAAGTGAGAAATATGCCGCAAAATCTCGCAGTTCATACAATGGCGAGGCTGTCGGCTGGCTGCGTCTTGCCATGGCATACAAACTTTCCGAAAGACGTAATTTGATATTTCACGGCTACTCGGCCCTTCTTCTCCCCCCGAAGATGCAGCATGTCTTGCGGGTATGCCTTGTTTCCGAAATCAAGGAACGTATGCTGGAGGGCGCACGAGCGGGAGAATGCCCCGAGCAGGAGCTGCGTGACCATATTTTCGCGAACGATCTGGCCCGGGCCAATTGGGTCATGACCCATACTGACAGCACTGATCCCTGGGATGAGTGTCTCTACGACCTTGTTCTTCCTGTGGCATCCCAGAGTGCTCGGCAGAGTGCGTGCCGGGTCATGGAATTATTGTGTAAAGTTGCCGCGCAAAACGGGGACTCTTCCCGAGAAAGTTTGGATGATTTCCTGTTGTCCGCAAAGGTTCAGGTGAATATTTCCCACTGGGGTAATTGCGTTTCCGTTACCGCCAAAGGGGATTCGATCTCACTGAGTTTCAACGAGCATGAAAAGACCTTAAGCGAGGTGAACCGTGATCTGTGCGATCTCGTTTCTGGTCTTGATGGCGTGAAGAGCGTGTATGTCTGCATCGACAGGTTGTATAATCAGGCTGACGTCCACTGTATGCCGAGACGCCGGCCCCCATCCCGCAATCGTGCCAACAGTAGTTCTGGTGGAGGGGCGTTCGATTTGTCACTTTGCGAATCGTCCGGTCGCCGGAGGGAGGACTTCGCGCTGGCAGCCAGGGTTCATGCCGTTTTGGCCCGAGATGGTTATCCCATTTCTGTTTATGCAGATGACGGTGCTATTTCCCTGGCAATCATGAGTCATGCGACTATGTTGCAAGTTGTTGCGCGAAAGCTGTGCAGCCTTGTTTCACGCATCGATGGCGTAAAGAATGTTGAAGTAGGGCTTGTTCAGACCTATCACAAGACGCCAGCATATAGCGGCTTGAGGCAGAGAATGGCGTCCCGGATTTTGCTTGAGGATGACCGAAAATTCCCTCTGTCTCTGCCCGAATGTCTTCGGACACGCGATCACATATCCATTGCTGTGTACGATGGGGAAACGGTTCTAAGTGACAATAATGAACGCAAACCGGAAATTGTCCTTCTTGACGCCGATCTACCCGGACTCGACGGAATTGAGGCAGTCCGGCGGGTGAGACTGAATAATCCCGAAGCAAAGCTGCTCGTCATCTCTGACCGAGAGCGCGATGATTATATGAACATGGGCGTTTCCGCCTACCTCCACAAACCTGTCACAGCCGCAGTCCTGGGTGATGCCATCAGAGGCGCAGCAGCAGGTACTCTTTACAGCTCGGTTTGA
- a CDS encoding SulP family inorganic anion transporter, with protein sequence MMANGYSLKTLRGDALGGLTAGIVALPLALAFGVASGAGPAAGLYGAIALGFFAALFGGTRTQVSGPTGPMTIIAASAIVAYPNDWQYVVAVFLVTGLIQVVLGAARLGSFVRFIPYPVVSGFMSGIGVIIILLQIQPLLGGASVNSPMAAILGMGSALASIQWPALLLGLLTVCVVFLIPPKVTRIIPSPLVALLLGTGIASWFNMDVATIGEIPSTLPVPALPGFAVSEIGRIFGLGVVLAALGTIDSLLTSIVADSLTREKHNSNRELIGQGIGNMIAAMFGGLPGAGATMRTVVNIKAGGSTRVSGMVHSLFLLAVLLGLGPLASCIPLTVLAGILVKVGVDIIDYRMISLIKKAPRADFLIMAVVFGVTVFVDLIVAVAVGMTLAAMMVAIRTARQCSVSITEVENCSNAVEAEDSIQRETDYRIQVVTIRGPFFFGTTANMQDKLATMLGTQVVVLNCLDVPFMDLSAVFALSETVEKLQSANVSVLLAVRDDQRDKLQRLGLGKILDKNAYFGSHESVLAAARSILVQDGTGLTCKVGEQHQAV encoded by the coding sequence ATGATGGCAAACGGTTATAGTTTGAAAACCCTGCGTGGAGATGCGTTGGGAGGGCTGACCGCTGGCATTGTTGCCTTGCCACTTGCTTTGGCTTTCGGAGTGGCATCGGGCGCTGGTCCAGCCGCAGGTTTGTACGGGGCTATCGCCCTCGGTTTTTTTGCAGCCCTGTTTGGGGGCACCCGGACGCAGGTGTCTGGACCGACTGGGCCGATGACCATAATAGCCGCTTCGGCCATAGTGGCGTATCCAAATGACTGGCAATATGTAGTGGCCGTTTTCCTGGTGACAGGATTGATACAGGTTGTACTTGGCGCTGCACGTCTGGGTTCTTTTGTACGGTTCATTCCTTACCCGGTGGTTTCGGGTTTCATGAGCGGAATCGGCGTCATCATCATTCTTCTTCAAATACAGCCGTTGCTGGGGGGGGCCTCAGTCAATTCTCCGATGGCGGCAATTCTTGGCATGGGGTCTGCTTTAGCCAGCATCCAGTGGCCAGCGCTCCTCTTGGGATTGCTGACTGTATGCGTAGTCTTTCTTATCCCTCCCAAGGTTACACGCATCATTCCTTCGCCTCTCGTTGCCCTGCTTCTAGGGACAGGTATTGCCTCGTGGTTCAATATGGATGTTGCCACGATCGGCGAAATTCCTTCGACGCTCCCTGTCCCCGCATTGCCTGGCTTTGCCGTTTCCGAGATCGGGCGGATCTTCGGCTTGGGAGTGGTCCTCGCCGCATTGGGAACCATAGACTCTCTCTTGACATCCATCGTGGCTGACTCTCTTACTCGAGAAAAACATAATTCGAATCGTGAACTTATCGGGCAGGGGATCGGTAACATGATTGCGGCTATGTTCGGAGGTCTTCCCGGAGCTGGCGCCACTATGCGGACGGTCGTAAATATTAAGGCTGGAGGCTCTACACGAGTGTCCGGCATGGTTCATTCCCTGTTTCTTCTGGCCGTACTGCTTGGCCTCGGTCCCTTGGCGTCATGCATTCCCTTAACCGTGCTTGCCGGCATTCTGGTAAAAGTCGGCGTGGATATCATTGATTATCGAATGATTTCACTCATAAAAAAAGCTCCTCGTGCGGATTTTCTGATCATGGCTGTCGTCTTTGGCGTCACGGTTTTTGTGGATCTCATCGTTGCTGTAGCCGTGGGAATGACTCTCGCAGCAATGATGGTTGCCATTCGTACTGCCCGACAGTGCAGCGTGAGCATAACGGAAGTCGAGAATTGTTCAAATGCCGTTGAGGCCGAAGACTCTATTCAGCGTGAAACCGACTATCGGATTCAGGTTGTGACCATTCGTGGACCGTTTTTCTTCGGCACTACAGCCAATATGCAGGACAAACTGGCTACGATGCTCGGGACACAGGTCGTGGTGTTGAACTGTCTGGATGTGCCTTTTATGGATCTTTCAGCGGTATTCGCGTTGAGCGAAACCGTGGAAAAGTTGCAATCGGCCAATGTATCTGTCCTGCTTGCCGTAAGAGATGACCAACGCGACAAACTGCAACGACTTGGATTGGGGAAGATTCTCGACAAGAATGCCTATTTCGGGAGCCATGAGTCGGTACTGGCTGCTGCGCGATCCATATTGGTGCAGGACGGCACGGGCCTCACCTGCAAAGTCGGTGAGCAACATCAAGCGGTTTGA